A window of Babylonia areolata isolate BAREFJ2019XMU chromosome 2, ASM4173473v1, whole genome shotgun sequence contains these coding sequences:
- the LOC143297028 gene encoding cytochrome P450 2B4-like isoform X1, whose translation MTHFFSLFPSARRTFRDCRLLVEGSSLFVSSSYCCRIFSIHTAPMSVLTSSLDPTSLLLGGVVLLCLLWWLSTRRPPGTPPGPGRALPLLGHLHLLGKDPRSQFMAWKRQYGDVFSLYMGSKLVVVLASYSAIREGLVKFADAFSGRPHSILITRIAKYKGIVGSSGSTNKEQRKASLEILRRMGMGKNVLAERIQEEITHYIRAIKDHQGAPVDLAKLTQASVSNNICSIVFGQRYEYNDPDFLHYMAIFDRNVELFSGTAIVNFIPVLGYIPGDPFGEQESKNNTEVIYRFMDKQVVEHKETADKDTMEREENQDFIHCYLQQIQKHRAHGDVNTSLEEENLQKTVTDLFGAGTETTSTAIQWTLLYFLHYPHVQNRCFQEILEVVGLDRPPAMSDRARLTFLEATLLEVLRIGDIVPLSLLHASAYDVRFRGYVIPKDAIILPALTCALQDPDIWRDPEEFRPERFIGPDGKLIRSDELIPFSMGRRMCLGESLARMEMFLYLATLVQQFRFLPAEEGQLPSLEGHFGLTHRAKPHEVRAVPRM comes from the exons atgacacattttttttctctgtttccatcgGCTAGGAGAACATTTCGAGACTGCCGACTTCTCGTGGAGGGCTCCAGTCTTTTCGTCTCCTCGTCCTACTGCTGCC GTATCTTCAGTATACACACAGCACCAATGTCTGTGTTGACGTCATCGCTCGACCCCACATCTCTCCTGCTGGGAGGGGTGGTGCTGCTGTGTCTGCTGTGGTGGCTGTCCACCAGACGACCCCCAGGCACGCCCCCGGGCCCCGGACGTGCCCTGCCCCTGCTGGGACACCTGCACCTCCTGGGCAAGGACCCACGGTCCCAGTTCATGGCGTGGAAGCGTCAGTATGGCGACGTGTTCAGTCTGTACATGGGAAGCAAGCTCGTGGTGGTTCTGGCCAGCTACTCAGCCATCCGTGAAGGCCTGGTCAAATTTGCTGATGCTTTCTCGGGCCGTCCGCATTCCATCCTGATCACTCGGATTGCCAAGTACAAAG GCATCGTAGGCTCCTCGGGATCCACGAACAAGGAGCAACGAAAGGCATCCCTGGAGATTCTCCGTCGGATGGGCATGGGCAAGAACGTGCTGGCTGAGAGGATCCAGGAGGAGATCACCCACTACATCCGGGCTATCAAAGACCACCAGGGGGCGCCTGTCGATCTAGCGAAGTTGACCCAGGCCAGCGTCTCCAACAACATCTGCTCCATCGTCTTTGGACAGCGATACGAGTACAATGACCCTGACTTTCTCCACTACATGGCCATTTTTGATCGCAACGTGGAATTGTTCTCAG GAACAGCCATCGTGAACTTCATTCCAGTACTTGGCTACATTCCTGGTGACCCCTTCGGAGAGCAAGAGTCCAAGAACAACACTGAAGTAATCTACAGGTTTATGGACAAGCAGGTGGTTGAACACAAAGAAacggcagacaaagacacaatggAGAGGGAGGAAAACCAGGATTTTATTCACTGTTATCTGCAGCAGATTCAGAAGCACAGAGCCCATGGTGATGTCAACACCTCTCTGGAAG AGGAGAACCTGCAGAAAACTGTCACTGACCTGTTTGGAGCAGGGACAGAGACCACTTCAACAGCCATCCAGTGGACCCTGCTCTATTTCCTCCACTACCCACACGTCCAGAACAGGTGCTTCCAGGAGATCCTCGAAGTGGTTGGACTTGACCGTCCGCCCGCCATGAGTGACAGGGCCAGACTGACTTTCCTGGAGGCCACCCTGTTGGAAGTCCTGCGGATAGGAGACATCGTGCCCCTGTCCCTACTTCACGCATCAGCTTATGACGTCAGATTCCGTGGTTACGTCATCCCCAAAGACGCCATTATCCTGCCGGCTCTGACGTGTGCCCTGCAGGATCCTGACATCTGGCGGGATCCTGAGGAATTCCGGCCTGAAAGATTTATCGGCCCTGACGGGAAACTGATCCGTTCTGATGAGCTGATACCTTTTAGCATGG GACGTCGTATGTGTCTGGGGGAGTCGCTGGCACGCatggaaatgtttctgtaccTGGCCACGCTCGTCCAACAGTTCCGTTTCCTGCCAGCAGAAGAGGGACAGCTGCCATCCCTGGAGGGCCACTTTGGACTGACGCATCGTGCCAAACCACATGAAGTCCGCGCAGTTCCGAGAATGTGA
- the LOC143297028 gene encoding cytochrome P450 2U1-like isoform X2: MSVLTSSLDPTSLLLGGVVLLCLLWWLSTRRPPGTPPGPGRALPLLGHLHLLGKDPRSQFMAWKRQYGDVFSLYMGSKLVVVLASYSAIREGLVKFADAFSGRPHSILITRIAKYKGIVGSSGSTNKEQRKASLEILRRMGMGKNVLAERIQEEITHYIRAIKDHQGAPVDLAKLTQASVSNNICSIVFGQRYEYNDPDFLHYMAIFDRNVELFSGTAIVNFIPVLGYIPGDPFGEQESKNNTEVIYRFMDKQVVEHKETADKDTMEREENQDFIHCYLQQIQKHRAHGDVNTSLEEENLQKTVTDLFGAGTETTSTAIQWTLLYFLHYPHVQNRCFQEILEVVGLDRPPAMSDRARLTFLEATLLEVLRIGDIVPLSLLHASAYDVRFRGYVIPKDAIILPALTCALQDPDIWRDPEEFRPERFIGPDGKLIRSDELIPFSMGRRMCLGESLARMEMFLYLATLVQQFRFLPAEEGQLPSLEGHFGLTHRAKPHEVRAVPRM, translated from the exons ATGTCTGTGTTGACGTCATCGCTCGACCCCACATCTCTCCTGCTGGGAGGGGTGGTGCTGCTGTGTCTGCTGTGGTGGCTGTCCACCAGACGACCCCCAGGCACGCCCCCGGGCCCCGGACGTGCCCTGCCCCTGCTGGGACACCTGCACCTCCTGGGCAAGGACCCACGGTCCCAGTTCATGGCGTGGAAGCGTCAGTATGGCGACGTGTTCAGTCTGTACATGGGAAGCAAGCTCGTGGTGGTTCTGGCCAGCTACTCAGCCATCCGTGAAGGCCTGGTCAAATTTGCTGATGCTTTCTCGGGCCGTCCGCATTCCATCCTGATCACTCGGATTGCCAAGTACAAAG GCATCGTAGGCTCCTCGGGATCCACGAACAAGGAGCAACGAAAGGCATCCCTGGAGATTCTCCGTCGGATGGGCATGGGCAAGAACGTGCTGGCTGAGAGGATCCAGGAGGAGATCACCCACTACATCCGGGCTATCAAAGACCACCAGGGGGCGCCTGTCGATCTAGCGAAGTTGACCCAGGCCAGCGTCTCCAACAACATCTGCTCCATCGTCTTTGGACAGCGATACGAGTACAATGACCCTGACTTTCTCCACTACATGGCCATTTTTGATCGCAACGTGGAATTGTTCTCAG GAACAGCCATCGTGAACTTCATTCCAGTACTTGGCTACATTCCTGGTGACCCCTTCGGAGAGCAAGAGTCCAAGAACAACACTGAAGTAATCTACAGGTTTATGGACAAGCAGGTGGTTGAACACAAAGAAacggcagacaaagacacaatggAGAGGGAGGAAAACCAGGATTTTATTCACTGTTATCTGCAGCAGATTCAGAAGCACAGAGCCCATGGTGATGTCAACACCTCTCTGGAAG AGGAGAACCTGCAGAAAACTGTCACTGACCTGTTTGGAGCAGGGACAGAGACCACTTCAACAGCCATCCAGTGGACCCTGCTCTATTTCCTCCACTACCCACACGTCCAGAACAGGTGCTTCCAGGAGATCCTCGAAGTGGTTGGACTTGACCGTCCGCCCGCCATGAGTGACAGGGCCAGACTGACTTTCCTGGAGGCCACCCTGTTGGAAGTCCTGCGGATAGGAGACATCGTGCCCCTGTCCCTACTTCACGCATCAGCTTATGACGTCAGATTCCGTGGTTACGTCATCCCCAAAGACGCCATTATCCTGCCGGCTCTGACGTGTGCCCTGCAGGATCCTGACATCTGGCGGGATCCTGAGGAATTCCGGCCTGAAAGATTTATCGGCCCTGACGGGAAACTGATCCGTTCTGATGAGCTGATACCTTTTAGCATGG GACGTCGTATGTGTCTGGGGGAGTCGCTGGCACGCatggaaatgtttctgtaccTGGCCACGCTCGTCCAACAGTTCCGTTTCCTGCCAGCAGAAGAGGGACAGCTGCCATCCCTGGAGGGCCACTTTGGACTGACGCATCGTGCCAAACCACATGAAGTCCGCGCAGTTCCGAGAATGTGA